CATTCCCATTTTTTATGTGGTCACCACAGATCAGTCGTTTTTGTCATTTAATCCATTATGTGTCTTTACTTGgaacatgtataataataacatattttttcaattagttTAGATTGCGATATTTTTGCCTGGgaacttattattatttttcccatAGCCTTATAAATTACTAAACAAATCTGCTTCTCTGCAATATCTTTACATTTTCATTAgcttattcatatttattaaaaccgtatacatacatacaaccgttactcaaataaattcacaTCTCGAATTAAAATTAGGATAGTTCAAATTATTTCCTTACTGACAATTTATGTATGGGTCAGTCGAGTCGGGTTAAATCAGTTCCAATTCGGAGTTGTGGCTTTATTTGAATCAATCAATACGTTATATCTTATATTATCTTTTGCAAATTCAATTAATAGCATAATAGAATGAAGCATGCGAGCACGTTTCGTTTAGTACTTATGCAGCTTTCAGCACATTAGAGCATTAACCAATTGCATCTTTCTGCATCTTGTGCTATCACAGGGCCCCGCCGCATGAGCGAGCGTGATCTACCGTCACGACTTGGACACGATGCTACCCCCCAACAAATTCATAGCAGCAAGTCTGTCCCAGCCCTGCATAGTAAGTAATACATATCCCAATGAATTGAGTACTGTTTTATCCAGAAAAAGGCGTTTATTTTATCTCGGCTCATTCATTTTGTACAATTCACGCTTTTCATTACACCACTTTTATCAAAACCAAGTTTTGCTACATGTAGTCCTGATTTGAATATCCGACATTCcaatatattcaattttcccaGATGTAGGAACAGAGGGAAAACAGCaacatgaaattttcaatccgGGATATAGTCGAGCATCTTCTAGTAATAGCGTTACCCCTCCAGCACAACCTCCTCCGATGCCAGCAATGAACGGAGCAACCACATTACGTTCTCGGTAAGTATAACATATTGTGTAAAGCTCAGGCAATTTatcatatttgaaaaaattgaatccaaTATGAATACCAGAATCATTTATGCAGATAATAAAACCGTAATCAATTCACTAGACGACTTATTTAAAAGTAACCAAATAACTACTAATAACTGGTTTGTGGgaaaataaactttttcaTATTAATCCTTTCacgtataacaaaaaaatttgaagtatcATTATGAAGTATAATAAACTGCTACACCTACTTACAGATCAAGTCATAGTTTACATGACCCAATGCGCGCAGGAACTTTGCCACCTACAGGTTTAGTCAGCCGGCAACAATCATCTCCTAATCTGAATCCAAGCCAAGCACATACTATTCCTCCAAATAGTAATTCACAAAATAACGAAGCAGAaagattttatcaaaatttgagCGTGTACAGAAATCAAGATCCAGGAATGAAACAACAGCCTAGTCCGCCACAGCCGTTGGACGATCGGTCAGTCTTCCCACGTTACCAGTCTCAATAGTTACTGTTGAACAATTTCGTATCGTTCTCACTGAATTTGTCTTTGTTCGTATCATGTTTCATAAAACTGTttgtcatttgaaaaaattaggatCTTCGTGCACAAAAATTTAGTAAGAGGTCCATACTGTATACTGAACAGAATTTGTGCAAAAATTAATAGCAGGTTGTCTGAGTAATATTTACAGTTGTATTCcaattggtgaaaaattttttcatttaatgaCATACCATACATGTTGACCTTCGTTTATCAGTTTACCAACAATATGGAACTTATTACTTTCAGAAGCCCTTTGCATACGCAAAAAAGTTTAAGAGGTTCTCAGAACTCTCTAAACCGACCAGCAACCGATGCAAGCCAAGGCAGAGATCGACCAATATCTGCATACATTCCGCAAGGTCAGCAACAGAATTACCCTGGCAATCAACTGCAGCAACAAGGCGCTCCTCCAAGATCCCAATCGTCTCGTGACATAATCCGTCAAGAAGCCAAACTTCAAGAGATGCAAGAAGAAGTTAGGAGACGTGAATTGCGAGGAGCTGGACCTATCCCTACACAATACCGCCAAAATGTTTACAATGTTCGACCATTGACTGGGGTTCAAGTACCAAACTCTACTAGACCATCACGACCGATCGGTTCTACTCCTAATTTGGGCCCGACTTCTCCGACATACAATACGAGGCAAAGTGCACAGCATTTTAATTACCCAGATGGACAGTATGGGCAGTACGGTCAATTCAGTAAACCCCAACAGCCTTACGGACAATACGGCACCGCACCTAAAGTAAAGAACGATTCAGTTCGTGGCGGTAATGGCCTGGTAATGGACCCCAGGCAGTTGGGACTGCAGGATCCAAATCGCCAATTTCCTAGTGCTCAAAATAGCCCACAGTATTCCAACGGATCAACGGATCCTAGAAATGGTCAATATCAAGGAGAACAGATCACAAATAGAATGCAAAACGGAGATGGAAATATTCAAGGGAATGTTGAAAACATTCTGATGAGATCTCACTTACCTGAAGATGCTTACAGAGAAAGCCCCCCTCCACCACCGCCAAATACTTCGACACATCCATTGTACAGTAAACAGCCTGACTCTAGGTAAAACGCCTtatcaatataaaaaaaaaataaaaatttcgttagCCACTTTCCAGACGTGCTTCTTTGGCAGCACACttatggtatttttttttatctcatctGCAGGTACACCGCAAGTATGGGTGAACCTCCCAGAGGCAGTTTTTATCCCGCAACTGGACCGACGCAACAGCCTCGACAATATCAATATAGTGCGACTAATCCTTGGCAACgtgaagaaagagaaaaagtgtGTAAAtttagtataaaaatatattgttaaTCTTTAGATCGTAGATGAATGATACTAAAGTTTGTACCTTTTTGAATCATGGTGTTGACAATAActaatagaaaataattaacatCGGTCTTATTTTCCTTAAAACTGATCAATACTTTTGAACTTTAGGAACAAGCTAGAAGAAGAGAAGCAGCAAGGCAGTGGCGAGATCATCAAATAGCGGAACTAAGTGCATTGCCAAACAGGACGCCGCAGCAAGAAGAGCAGCTTAGAGCTCTTCAGTTGGAACGAGATTTTCAAAGGAGAGCAGAAGAGGCTGCAAATCAGCAAGATGATGATGAGGAAAGTAACGATCTTGAGCAAGAAAGTGCCCAGCGTGTCCAAGGTCTTCTACGAATGGCTGCTGCCCAGGACAGATCGAATCAAGCCAATCAGCAATCAAATTTGACGAGAGGAAATCCAAACAATCAATCGATACGGGGAACTCTATCACCTCAGCCAGTTAGCAGCCAATTGCAATCCACAAACATCCCGACACACACGGCTATAAGTCAACAAGGACCACCTGGAGGCGGCAGCACATATCCTGGACAGAATGATGGATCAGGCACATCCCACTTACAGCAAAACCAAAGTCAACAGAGTACGATGAGTCAAGGACCTATGTCGCCTATGTATGGTTCAACTATGGGCCAGCTTGGAAGTGCTCAGAAGTCGGGCCCCTTAAGCCCTACACAATCGAACGAAGATAGAGACCGAGAACGTAGGATGGAAGAGTTGAAAAGAAAGCAAGCTGAGTTCGatgaaaatcatcgaaaacgcgaggAAGATATCCGACACCAACAACAGCAACTACAAATGCATCAGCAAATGCAACTGCAACAACAAATATatcagcagcaacaacagcagcagcagcaacagcagcaacaacagcagcagcagcagcagcaacaacatcAGTCTAATTTGAGAAGCCAGCATCAACTTCATCCTGGAATGTTGCGTTTGGATAATCTGGTCATTAATGGACCAAGTTCTCCCCCGTGTAAGTATCTCATAAGTACGCCCACAATTTCTTTATCCATGGTCGCCATAATTGATACAGTTGTTCAATTTGGCGTAAACTTTTATAATTACAGCCTCGCAAAACGGGAGTAACGATGCCCCACCCCCACCTGAACGTGGCTCCAGCTACGCAGTGATGTCTCAACAGAGCGCCCTCAGGTCAAACACTTCAACGACGTCAAGTATTGCTGTGAGTAATTCACATCAAACAGCTGCAGTGAAAAGAGTTTCTTTCCACGATCCTAATGCTAACACAGATCCGACACCACGGATTACAAACTCTACTACCAATTCGTCATCTATTACGATGAACACCATTAGAGAGGATCCTAATGTGAGTATCTTACGCCTTgtaaagattaaaaattatgcCTAATATCCATGTATACAAGTTCAACTAGCATTTAAAAATCCAGtcgtacaaaataaaattactgcTGCAGTAATTATTCGATTCGGGTAGATCGCTATtctgtattgaaaaattattcaatgtcTACCTACTTCCATACCTATGTTGATAAAACACAAAGATGTAGAGTTTAGGACTTGTTTTTATAGGGCAGAAGTAACTATCAAgtatcaataataattgtttgtAGATAATTCAGCTTTGTGAATATATTGtgaacaattaaaaaattaaatattttgtcaaaatgCACACGTTGGCAGATATTCGAATAAGGTATACAGTATACACATCTCAAAATTGCAACATTGtactgtatatatacatctgTATAATCATCTACAGTAATCATTGCATGATCTCTGTATAATATTGTGATTATGGATTGTACGTTTATGAGGCTCAATCATGTCATCTCATCGATAAGAATATGTTTACATCATCGGCtaaaccataaaaaaaaagatatcgtTTTCATTACTGCAGTCATATATACGACGTAGTTTAATCAGTAATCATTTGCAATTTCATCGCTATGCCAGATGCATTTACTGTAAATTCGTTGTGTATTATAAAGATcatttcgtatatttttttttaattaattttcattccatgAATGTAATAAGTTGATAGATGTTAAATGATGTTAGCGTTTATTTATGTATCATATACCCTGTAAACAAACAGCtttcattgaattttgttCACAGAACTTTATAAATGATGCAGAGAATATGTTAGCGTCTCCAAAAACTCCAGAAGGGCCTGGTATATTTCCTGGAGGGACTCCAGGTGTTATAGGAGCTCAGGAAGTTTACAAGTAAGTTATAACTgtgttttttataaatttttccttacagatggaaaatgaaatcatcGAAGTTGTATGTATTTGCCATGATTCaacgtgatatttttattcaggGATCCGAGACAGAGACGCTTAGCGGAAAAGCAAAAACAGCAACAAAATTCTCAACTAGGTGCAGTGCCCGAACAGTTgagtttcaaagaaaaaatgaaaatgtttgcAATGGAAACAGGTGAGGATGGTACGCCGCGTGACaaagtgaaaatttctcgAGCACAACGTGAAATAGACAACATTGGCAGCGCTCTCAGTCctggtaataataatagaagtTAGATCTAAATTTTCGACTATCATGGCAACTTACACTGAAGTAATAAGAAGGTCtgcaatatttaaacaatataCTTTGAAAGGCTAACTGCAGAATATTGACAATGGATTTCTACAACAAACAGCAAACATATATGCATGAAGTtagtaaaattt
Above is a genomic segment from Neodiprion pinetum isolate iyNeoPine1 chromosome 1, iyNeoPine1.2, whole genome shotgun sequence containing:
- the cno gene encoding uncharacterized protein cno isoform X9; the protein is MQYFNRFQYPNQATSQKLTIGLQNLESQSQQNFCLMSQNRTLLRQNVNPQSNLAMCPIDELPVDEEYNRSERRWVDKRQIPIIQEPSQMFLTIPSHIDRYPAYPMRKKIQPQNPVIPQYGYYNNDKTELIFPTKNQSQDNLYSSENDATGIKSEKINQRTISLDSEPSIPYIDQSDEGLELSSQSQESVFSDSQLDDGNNDFKHHSIPCKSKDCSNLHINLSTDHYKEKTCSKSFLHTDNCSVTENFNLDNKTLKKPIEISQKNPIKSGGRSHSLSKNIELGSNKNQLIEYCSCNKLNSSKRSHSVPGTNAEVITASIEVKHIPTTGDNKVDFETVDSSEMQNSSTTSDSTDNGENIEIPEENALSTPQMHTIMPELNLDLSGLNSDVSSEDSNASKCWKSPEEVRLGCGRVAALAKHFSKLGDAGIIKFKSKHLIGSRQFSSEPDIASPRSPEITVRKNSSYKQFKSEADLLMQDKFVSTTREKEWSMILLDIQAKDESNNNKCANCNGTVENQSEKTNKKHLSGISETELCVAAKISDDRTMIDDDDDSPGELKKSDSKLSLAEQQEIIQQLKEFSNLDNIDAPLFIPECIKIHEIEIEADNKTEDSEKCVTTESNTNSSYNSNENAVKCPNFGMINTSHTQYCGKCPIPTVLSTLNISPGFELSKRINKLEKYWSLKDLVSPSSFEPYMAEHMDNSPKYFVFPSCSRVVSAPEILNENLTFFHIQPLLSKFGSEIITNESSSVSITEENLHEQRYIVKSNSPKSKSLDNLCEKQIMHKDYENLQKNLVTHKCERTTKFPESFIRTRKKSKSSDELAMHSDSSNVSASSLSKPLVSQSCGNISSRLTNKNFHNDDEIKSFHTVSQLKKSPVKVTLKPKLARNYDAPLQTSSNAIVKRHCTKVQKPIRKKTLIIRKKCKSDLDISEQKPTPRFERGDWIFREFPPLDSVLETRPRRMSERDLPSRLGHDATPQQIHSSKSVPALHNVGTEGKQQHEIFNPGYSRASSSNSVTPPAQPPPMPAMNGATTLRSRSSHSLHDPMRAGTLPPTGLVSRQQSSPNLNPSQAHTIPPNSNSQNNEAERFYQNLSVYRNQDPGMKQQPSPPQPLDDRSPLHTQKSLRGSQNSLNRPATDASQGRDRPISAYIPQGQQQNYPGNQLQQQGAPPRSQSSRDIIRQEAKLQEMQEEVRRRELRGAGPIPTQYRQNVYNVRPLTGVQVPNSTRPSRPIGSTPNLGPTSPTYNTRQSAQHFNYPDGQYGQYGQFSKPQQPYGQYGTAPKVKNDSVRGGNGLVMDPRQLGLQDPNRQFPSAQNSPQYSNGSTDPRNGQYQGEQITNRMQNGDGNIQGNVENILMRSHLPEDAYRESPPPPPPNTSTHPLYSKQPDSRYTASMGEPPRGSFYPATGPTQQPRQYQYSATNPWQREEREKEQARRREAARQWRDHQIAELSALPNRTPQQEEQLRALQLERDFQRRAEEAANQQDDDEESNDLEQESAQRVQGLLRMAAAQDRSNQANQQSNLTRGNPNNQSIRGTLSPQPVSSQLQSTNIPTHTAISQQGPPGGGSTYPGQNDGSGTSHLQQNQSQQSTMSQGPMSPMYGSTMGQLGSAQKSGPLSPTQSNEDRDRERRMEELKRKQAEFDENHRKREEDIRHQQQQLQMHQQMQLQQQIYQQQQQQQQQQQQQQQQQQQQQHQSNLRSQHQLHPGMLRLDNLVINGPSSPPSSQNGSNDAPPPPERGSSYAVMSQQSALRSNTSTTSSIAVSNSHQTAAVKRVSFHDPNANTDPTPRITNSTTNSSSITMNTIREDPNNFINDAENMLASPKTPEGPGIFPGGTPGVIGAQEVYKDPRQRRLAEKQKQQQNSQLGAVPEQLSFKEKMKMFAMETGEDGTPRDKVKISRAQREIDNIGSALSPGNNNRS
- the cno gene encoding afadin isoform X12, which produces MMDWGIRRSIMFHVRRRPADYVPRKRKKKPAGKWSDLDHRYEDERLPFLLELNPDGTEIPSGGGVRHRLQPNVTEVGSERPVGPQAVQAQTLTLAGPTVMPRHCVIAFTENIVTLTPCSRDAHTYVNNQRIYQTTILQNGAIIKFGRMHTFRFIDPVPEDRIRQRHDSNRQLDYSYDRRSPDTTSQEVNSEKYRSGSGTPNGGGGSNPPSPTKSAAATARSPTQNAHTPEATHNYETTFDLDGNVETASLTSSRDGNRLSQYDRHPRGTDPILPAVLEFLEETEEAFLHAVITDVEPSAPQFKLAPTYTLYLAARYRASTHYRPELQPTERAHRLTVMLANVATMIQRVIKERYMDASSLALWLANGSELLHMLKSDRHVGAFSTRAQDILADAVHRAFASLVQCVSLELAPAMSQFMADADEPAKEAGVMQIFSNTMALLRRCRVNAALTIQLFSHLFHAINATAFNALVSNGNLCVRWFGRRLKARLNALETWADRQGLDLASQCHLATIMQATHLLQAPKYNADDLAILSSNCFKLNSLQVRALLQKYQSAADEPRLPAELIENVVRVAESVADELARADGREIRLEEEPTLALALLLPEDGYSCEVIRGVPPGLAEFLAPLQRDGLCRMAPQPTSSGYWTIYMIDHHNNPRSPSAMSNRSGGYSGHSGQASSQNQPEIQVIKLHKSTNGMGLSIVAAKGSGQERLGIYIKSVVAGGAADADGRLTAGDQLLKVDGQSLVGITQEKAAEYLVRTGPIVTLEVAKQGAIYHGLATLLSQQSPVTTRAHKTRPKSEHLEPPRIPDKAPQPSTSHSMGNLLSVPKQSAYQEHLVDWEADYIQPGPRRMSERDLPSRLGHDATPQQIHSSKSVPALHNVGTEGKQQHEIFNPGYSRASSSNSVTPPAQPPPMPAMNGATTLRSRSSHSLHDPMRAGTLPPTGLVSRQQSSPNLNPSQAHTIPPNSNSQNNEAERFYQNLSVYRNQDPGMKQQPSPPQPLDDRSPLHTQKSLRGSQNSLNRPATDASQGRDRPISAYIPQGQQQNYPGNQLQQQGAPPRSQSSRDIIRQEAKLQEMQEEVRRRELRGAGPIPTQYRQNVYNVRPLTGVQVPNSTRPSRPIGSTPNLGPTSPTYNTRQSAQHFNYPDGQYGQYGQFSKPQQPYGQYGTAPKVKNDSVRGGNGLVMDPRQLGLQDPNRQFPSAQNSPQYSNGSTDPRNGQYQGEQITNRMQNGDGNIQGNVENILMRSHLPEDAYRESPPPPPPNTSTHPLYSKQPDSRYTASMGEPPRGSFYPATGPTQQPRQYQYSATNPWQREEREKEQARRREAARQWRDHQIAELSALPNRTPQQEEQLRALQLERDFQRRAEEAANQQDDDEESNDLEQESAQRVQGLLRMAAAQDRSNQANQQSNLTRGNPNNQSIRGTLSPQPVSSQLQSTNIPTHTAISQQGPPGGGSTYPGQNDGSGTSHLQQNQSQQSTMSQGPMSPMYGSTMGQLGSAQKSGPLSPTQSNEDRDRERRMEELKRKQAEFDENHRKREEDIRHQQQQLQMHQQMQLQQQIYQQQQQQQQQQQQQQQQQQQQQHQSNLRSQHQLHPGMLRLDNLVINGPSSPPSSQNGSNDAPPPPERGSSYAVMSQQSALRSNTSTTSSIAVSNSHQTAAVKRVSFHDPNANTDPTPRITNSTTNSSSITMNTIREDPNNFINDAENMLASPKTPEGPGIFPGGTPGVIGAQEVYKDPRQRRLAEKQKQQQNSQLGAVPEQLSFKEKMKMFAMETGEDGTPRDKVKISRAQREIDNIGSALSPGNNNRS
- the cno gene encoding afadin isoform X11, which gives rise to MIGLWSFKPRRSGKVEIMLGSIMFHVRRRPADYVPRKRKKKPAGKWSDLDHRYEDERLPFLLELNPDGTEIPSGGGVRHRLQPNVTEVGSERPVGPQAVQAQTLTLAGPTVMPRHCVIAFTENIVTLTPCSRDAHTYVNNQRIYQTTILQNGAIIKFGRMHTFRFIDPVPEDRIRQRHDSNRQLDYSYDRRSPDTTSQEVNSEKYRSGSGTPNGGGGSNPPSPTKSAAATARSPTQNAHTPEATHNYETTFDLDGNVETASLTSSRDGNRLSQYDRHPRGTDPILPAVLEFLEETEEAFLHAVITDVEPSAPQFKLAPTYTLYLAARYRASTHYRPELQPTERAHRLTVMLANVATMIQRVIKERYMDASSLALWLANGSELLHMLKSDRHVGAFSTRAQDILADAVHRAFASLVQCVSLELAPAMSQFMADADEPAKEAGVMQIFSNTMALLRRCRVNAALTIQLFSHLFHAINATAFNALVSNGNLCVRWFGRRLKARLNALETWADRQGLDLASQCHLATIMQATHLLQAPKYNADDLAILSSNCFKLNSLQVRALLQKYQSAADEPRLPAELIENVVRVAESVADELARADGREIRLEEEPTLALALLLPEDGYSCEVIRGVPPGLAEFLAPLQRDGLCRMAPQPTSSGYWTIYMIDHHNNPRSPSAMSNRSGGYSGHSGQASSQNQPEIQVIKLHKSTNGMGLSIVAAKGSGQERLGIYIKSVVAGGAADADGRLTAGDQLLKVDGQSLVGITQEKAAEYLVRTGPIVTLEVAKQGAIYHGLATLLSQQSPVTTRAHKTRPKSEHLEPPRIPDKAPQPSTSHSMGNLLSVPKQSAYQEHLVDWEADYIQPGPRRMSERDLPSRLGHDATPQQIHSSKSVPALHNVGTEGKQQHEIFNPGYSRASSSNSVTPPAQPPPMPAMNGATTLRSRSSHSLHDPMRAGTLPPTGLVSRQQSSPNLNPSQAHTIPPNSNSQNNEAERFYQNLSVYRNQDPGMKQQPSPPQPLDDRSPLHTQKSLRGSQNSLNRPATDASQGRDRPISAYIPQGQQQNYPGNQLQQQGAPPRSQSSRDIIRQEAKLQEMQEEVRRRELRGAGPIPTQYRQNVYNVRPLTGVQVPNSTRPSRPIGSTPNLGPTSPTYNTRQSAQHFNYPDGQYGQYGQFSKPQQPYGQYGTAPKVKNDSVRGGNGLVMDPRQLGLQDPNRQFPSAQNSPQYSNGSTDPRNGQYQGEQITNRMQNGDGNIQGNVENILMRSHLPEDAYRESPPPPPPNTSTHPLYSKQPDSRYTASMGEPPRGSFYPATGPTQQPRQYQYSATNPWQREEREKEQARRREAARQWRDHQIAELSALPNRTPQQEEQLRALQLERDFQRRAEEAANQQDDDEESNDLEQESAQRVQGLLRMAAAQDRSNQANQQSNLTRGNPNNQSIRGTLSPQPVSSQLQSTNIPTHTAISQQGPPGGGSTYPGQNDGSGTSHLQQNQSQQSTMSQGPMSPMYGSTMGQLGSAQKSGPLSPTQSNEDRDRERRMEELKRKQAEFDENHRKREEDIRHQQQQLQMHQQMQLQQQIYQQQQQQQQQQQQQQQQQQQQQHQSNLRSQHQLHPGMLRLDNLVINGPSSPPSSQNGSNDAPPPPERGSSYAVMSQQSALRSNTSTTSSIAVSNSHQTAAVKRVSFHDPNANTDPTPRITNSTTNSSSITMNTIREDPNNFINDAENMLASPKTPEGPGIFPGGTPGVIGAQEVYKDPRQRRLAEKQKQQQNSQLGAVPEQLSFKEKMKMFAMETGEDGTPRDKVKISRAQREIDNIGSALSPGNNNRS